The genomic DNA CCTCTTTAAAGATATCCTGCTTTTCAGTGGTTGGAAAGCCCGTAAGTGTAAGACTGGCTAGCGTGCCATCTGAACTGGGAGTCGAGTTATCAACGTAAAAATTCTGCATAACGGTATAGCTGGACATAAGCTCGTTATTTGCATTGTAGAAAAGCACCTGTAAGTTGGTCTGCCCACGCTTTTTTGCAACAATTTCAAGCGATTTGTAGTTACCGACGTTTAAAATATCAGAGCCGTAGGTATAAGCGACCGGAGACCCTTCGACATATACTTCCAATTCGCCACCGCTGCTGTTTTGTTTAATAACCGCTCGGGCTGCCTTGCCGCGGCCATCGCCAAAGAACATGGTGGCTGTCAGCTTATAAGGTGCATTAGGTGCAATGGGGGCGCTGCTGCCAGGGGCATAGGCAGGTGTACCAGAATAGACGTCCAGGTTCATGGTTTGAGGGAAGGTGATGATCTGCGTGACGGTATCGGGGGGTTGGATGCCGGTATTGGGGTCTTTCTGGTTGCCGGTATAGGTTTCAAACGGTGTGAACGTTGGAGGTTTGCCGGTGCCGTATATTAAGATAGGGATAGCGCCCGCGGTGGAGGCGACGGTATGAGATACCCCGCTATCATCGACGTAAGAATAGGTGGCTTTAACCATCAAATTGCCAGTGACATCCTCTTCTCGGCGCTGTACGATGGTGATAGCCTTCTTTTTAGGATTTGTCACGCGCTGTACCTGCAAATCGTCCTGATAAAGCGGGTTATCTGGCGCCCATGCCCACTCTAAATCGATGTCGACGTTGTAACGATGCACTTGCGAAAGCACCACGAAGCTGTTTTGAATGCTCTGAAGTGTTTCGCCTTCTTCAAGCTGTATGTAAGCCTCGCCAGTGGTGGTCACGCCGGTAGTTGTGGTGTTTTGCAGTACGCTGTCGCGAGTGTCATTCACTGCCTTCTGGCGGGTGATGACGGTCGTAATCAATGGCGATATGGTTTGGCGGGTGAAGGCAACGCGGAAAACCGTATCCTCTAGAAACAAATAATTGGTCGGAATACCTTCGAGATAAATTTTAAATTTCAGAGGGGTGGGCACGTCGCTGCCAGTTTTAGGGTATATGGTCACAGGAATATAGCGAACGCCTTTTTCGACTGCGATAGCCTGTGCTGTTACGACCTCTCCGTCATATTTATTGTCAAAATAGCCAGTTGCGGTGAGGACGTTGCTAAAAGCGATGGTTGAATCACCCTCCAATTGGCTGCTGCTTACCTTAAATGTTAGTGAACTGTCGGCCGTAATAGGAATAGAAGCCTCGGAAATGGCGCTGACGGCAAAATTTCGTGAATCACTAGGTGATGAAATAATAGCGGAGCCGTCGGTAACATTGGCGGTGTATAAGGCCTCCAACGTAAATTCAGCCGAGGATTCACCTGATAGTTCTTTGGGCGTTAAACTATAGTTGCTGCCCACTGTATTGGTGACAATCTGAAAAACACTGGAAATATCGGGGATTGAAGTAGAGATGCCGCCAATGGTTTTACGCACGGCAAACGGCGTCATTGAAAAGTCATAGCTCTCCGGAAGTTTGGCCTGTATGGTGATAGGGCTGCCCTCAACCAGCGTCTGGTTGGTGGAGGTTGTTTTGGTTGCAGGGTCATAAAAGCGAATATAATATTGGTCGGCCGCAAAGACCCGGTTGACCGAGGCCATGCTGCCAAACACCATACCCGTTGCTAGAACCGTTGAAACTATTCGTTTAAAAGCAGATATTTTGCTCATGTTGTTACCCACCTGAAATCTAAATTTCTCTATTGATAAAGCTACCGCTATAACTGTCATAATCTTTAATCGACCTATTTTGATTTATCTTAACATGTTTTTGGTAAATTCACAATTAAGCGCCAGAAAACAAGGATGTTTTGCCTGAAAATTACACCTAAATTATTGCAATAAAAATAAAAACAGCTTCATTTTCAAGTGGGACATGCTTTATAATAAATGTGGAGGCGGTTTAAAATGCAGATTGGAAGACTGTTTGAAATGGTTTATCTGCTGTTGGATAAAAAGAAAGTGACAGCTGGACAGCTTGCCGAGCATTTCGGAGTGTCAGTACGGACGGTTTATCGCGATGTTGAAGCACTGTCACAGGCTGGTATACCGATCTATGCGACCAAAGGGGCCGGGGGTGGCATTCGTCTGACCGACAACTTTGTTCTGAACAAGTCGGTGTTGACACAGCAAGAAAAGCAGAGCATTCTCGCATCGCTAAACGGCATGCGCGCCGTCAAAATTGATGAAGCGGATGCCGTGCTAAGCAAACTCTCGGCGCTATTTGGCGGCGAGCGGGCCGATTGGATAGAGATTGATTTTTCAGCATGGAACCCCAATGACCCAAGTGGCGGCATTTTTAATATTTTAAAGCGGGGCATACTGGGGCAACAGGCGGTTGAATTAGAATACAGCGGGGCAGACGGAAAAACTGCCCCGCGTGTGGTCGAACCGCTAAAGCTTGTGTTCCGGGAAAGAAGCTGGTATCTTCTGGCGTGGTGTAGGCTCCGGCAGGATTTTCGATATTTTAAACTGTCGCGTATTGGGCAACCCGCTCTTTTGGCAGAAACTTTTGAGCGACGCGAACCACCCACGCCCATGAACGACCAGCCCTATACGATGCCCTCTGTTGAAATTACCGCGCGCATTGCGCCGGCGCTTTCCTACCGTATACTTGATGAACTGAGACGCGACGAGGTTCAAAAATGTGAGGACGGCTCATTCCTAGTGCGCTTTTCTATGCCGGATAACGACTGGCTTTATCAGTACCTGTTGACTTTTGGGGCGGGCTTGTATGTCATTGAGCCGCCCTATGTAAGGGAAAAACTTTATAAACAATTAAAATCTGCTTGTGCACAGTACGAAATATGACGCAATGTTGTCATATTAAAGGGTGTAAAATTAAGCCATCAAATAAAAGGAGATGGCTATTATGAACTATGAAATTGTTACGCTAGAAGAAAAAAATATTGTGGGACTCACCGCTCGAACTGCTAACACCGCCCCCGATATGGGCTCAGTAATCGGTGGACTGTGGCGGCAGTTCTTTGAAAACGGGCTATTTTCTTCAATTGCCGATAAGGCCAACAACTTTGCGGTGGGACTTTATTCGAACTATTCAGGCGATGCACACGAAGAATATGACATTACCGTCGGTTGTGAAGTAACGCAGATCAGCAAGTCGCCAACAGGTATGGTTAAAAAGGTGATTCCACAGGGGGATTATGCCAAATTTGTGGTGTTTGGAGATCAGGTGAAGGCTGTTGCCGGTGCTTGGACTGAAATATGGGCGATGCCACTCTCACGCAGCTACACTGGCGACTTTGAGGAATATGTCAGCACTGATGGTAACGGCAACTGCGAGGTGCATATTTATGTGGCGCTTCAATCAAAGTAGGGGCTATGGTTTTAAAGGTTAAACCAAGGGTGCTAAAATGATCTTAACCTAGGGTATAAAATACAGGCGAGGCGGCGGCTTTTAGTAAAAGCCGCCGCCTCGCCTTGTAAAAAAGTGTAGCTTGCCGCGGGAGATATGTGAACCAGACAGACCAAAGGGTTAAATCCACAACAACAACCCACCAAGGCTAACCCAAACACGGGTAGCAAAGAACATATACCTCTGCCGCCCTTGAAAAGCCTGTGCGCTTATGCCTTTTCCTTTTTAGAGAGATCTACTATAAAGCGAACCACAAAAGGGATGAAAACCGAAATCAGACCGGCGTAACCCAGATAGGCATAACCCTTTTTAACGACTGCCATCAGACCGAATTGCGCAATGGCAAACGCAATGGTGGTAAAAAGCACCGAGAAAGCGATATTGCGCATCTGGTGGCCCGAGGCGCGCTTTTTGGGGTCGGGAATACGGCGCTCCATCGCGTTAACACAGCGGGTAACAATGCCCGAGACCATATTTACGCCGGTGGAAACCGCGCCCAAAATAATCAGAATGGAAATGATAGGCGTCAGTACGCTCGCGCCTACACCGCTTTGCACCAGCACCAGCATGGGAACGGGGGCGCCCACCAATTCCGGTACGAAAGCAACGGCTAGCAAGCCGACAATGGTGAGCATCATGGTGACGGTGTTAGTGATAAAGATGTAGATAGCAGCCTGATTAACCTGTTTTTCGCTGGTCAAAGGCGCTACATGCTGGTACATAACCGACACCGACGGCAGCTGGAACAGGAAGTAGAGGAACGCGAGCTTCAGTGCCGCTCCGAAAGCACCGCTTTCTTTGGAAGTAATGCTCATAGTTCCACCAGCCATTTTAGTAACAGAGTCGCCGATGGCACCCCACTGCGCAATAATATTGGGGACCAACACCACGACAAGGCCCAAAATAATCAGCACCGAAAGGGTAGCCGCAGCCTTGCGAACCATGGATGTACCATAAAGCGCAATAACGGCAATAAACACGCCAACGACAAGGGTACACAACCAATAAGGGATGCCGAACAACATATTGAGTGTAGAGCCGCCAGTGGCAAAGGCTGCCGCCGAAGCGGTGCCGATCATAATAAGATAAGTGATTTCAAATAAGTTGGAAAAAAGCACGCGGTACTTGCCGTAGAACTGATCAGAGAAGCTGCGGTAGTCATACAGTTTATTACGATAGGCGTAACGCATGCCATACCAGAAGAACAACGCATATAAAAACTGGGTAAAAAACGGCAAGAACAAGCACCAAACACCGTGGTTGATAAAGTAGGCATAAATCTGTGCGCCGGAGGCGAAGCCGCCGCCGAACTGTGTGGTGAACGCCACGAATGCGACGCCGACGGCCAAGGGCATGCGATTTTTGTCAACCAGTAAAGACTTTTTTTCACCCATGATAATCTCTCTCTTTCAATTGAATAATGTGTCTGGTGGCCTTAAGAGTTGAACTCTATGACTTTGC from Oscillospiraceae bacterium MB24-C1 includes the following:
- a CDS encoding YafY family protein encodes the protein MQIGRLFEMVYLLLDKKKVTAGQLAEHFGVSVRTVYRDVEALSQAGIPIYATKGAGGGIRLTDNFVLNKSVLTQQEKQSILASLNGMRAVKIDEADAVLSKLSALFGGERADWIEIDFSAWNPNDPSGGIFNILKRGILGQQAVELEYSGADGKTAPRVVEPLKLVFRERSWYLLAWCRLRQDFRYFKLSRIGQPALLAETFERREPPTPMNDQPYTMPSVEITARIAPALSYRILDELRRDEVQKCEDGSFLVRFSMPDNDWLYQYLLTFGAGLYVIEPPYVREKLYKQLKSACAQYEI
- a CDS encoding GyrI-like domain-containing protein; its protein translation is MNYEIVTLEEKNIVGLTARTANTAPDMGSVIGGLWRQFFENGLFSSIADKANNFAVGLYSNYSGDAHEEYDITVGCEVTQISKSPTGMVKKVIPQGDYAKFVVFGDQVKAVAGAWTEIWAMPLSRSYTGDFEEYVSTDGNGNCEVHIYVALQSK